From the genome of Nocardia mangyaensis:
CGGCCGCCGATCGCGCCGGACGACCAGCACCACCGGCGTGAGGTCGCCGTCGGCGGCGCTGAGTTTCGTCCGTGCCGGGTGCCTGCACCCAGCGACCGTCCGACGGACACCACGGAGTAGACCATGCCGAACACGCCCCGGCCGAATAGCACCGTTGCTGAAGGAAATTGGGTAGTGTAGCCTTACCTAAGCGACGGAGGGGTCTTCGGCGGGACCCACCGAGCGGAAGCAGAAAATCCATGTCACCACGCATCGAATGGCTGCCGCGCACCAAGTGACAGGCCGGCGACTCGTTCGGCCCAGACAGAACTCGGTGCCGATGCGATGGCCTCCACAGAAGGAGCACTTGTGGCAGCGATCCAGGTCACCGATCTCGTCAAGTCATACGGTGAGGTGGTGGCCCTCGACGGTATCTCGTTCGAGGTCGCCCGTGGCGAGATACTCGGCCTACTCGGCCCCAACGGCAGCGGTAAGACCACAACGGTCACCTTGCTGTCCACCCTGCAACGACCCACCTCCGGTAGCGCCCGGATCTGCGGTCACGATGTAGTCGCCGAGGCTGCCCGGGTACGCGAAACCATCTCGCTCACTGGGCAATACGCCGCTCTGGATGAGGGTCTCACCACCGTGGAGAACCTGTCCGTGTTCGGCCGGCTCACCGGTTTACGCGGCCCGGCTCTGCGCACCCGCATCGACGACCTCGTCGAGGAGTTCGACCTCACCACGGTGCGCAACCGGCGGGTCGGTGCCCTTTCCGGCGGAATGCAACGCCGAGTCGATATCGCCAGCGCTCTGGTCACCCGGCCCGAGGTGCTGTTCCTCGACGAACCGACCACCGGCTTGGATCCACGCAGCCGCGCCTCGGTCTGGGACACCGTCGCCGGGCTGCGGCAAGCAGGGATCACAGTCCTGCTGACCACCCAGTATCTGGAGGAAGCCGACCGGCTCGCCGATCGCATCGTGATGCTCGACCGCGGATCGGTGGTTGCCGCCGGCACACCGGGGCAGTTGAAGAAGCAGGTCGGCGCGGCTGTATGCGAAGTGACCCTCGTGGAGCGAACCGATACGGCCCGGGTCATCAGCCTGCTCGACGGCCTGGACCTCGTCGAGTCACCAGCGGAGGGCGCGGCCGCGGGAGCCCAGGCGCATCCGCGACTGGTGGTCCGGGCTCCGCACGCCATGGCGACGGTCGCCGACGTCATCGACCGATTGCACACCGCGGGAATCGACGTGGTCGACATCGGCCTGCGCCAGCCCTCGCTGGACGAGGTGTTCCTCCAACTGACAGAGACGAGCTGATGACGACCGCTGTCGGACACGCACCCACCTCGAGCTCCCCCAGCACCACCATGCCCCGGAGTTCGGTCGGGCTCGTACCGGCCACCGCCACACTCGCCCGCCAGAAGATCTCGGCCGCGATCCGCTCGGGTGATGTCGTCTTCGCAGTCTTCGGGCCGGTCGTGTTCTTCCTCTGCTTCTATACGCCGCTACACCGCCAGTTCGAACTCGGCGGGGGCAACTACGCGCAATTCCTCACCCCGATAATCCTTTTGCAGGCCGGGCTCTTCACCGCCATCACCGCCACCGAGTCCGCCGGACAGGACGCACGAGCCGGTGTGCACGAGCGAATGATGTCGCTGCCGATCCCGCGCGTCGCGCCGTTCTTCGGACGCATGGCCTGGGTGGTGGTGCGGATGGGCCTGACGCTCGGCGGCGGGCTCGCCATCGGCTGCGCCCTGGGCTTCCGGCTCCAGGGCACCATCGTGGAATCGCTTGTCTTCGTCGCTCTCGTCATCGTTTTCGGACTGGCACTGAGCATGGTCACCGATGCGATCGGCACCGTGGCCCGCAATTCGGTGTCGATCGCGAGCGTTCTCATGATTCCGCAGCTGATCCTGGTGATGGCGTCCACCGGCCTGGTCACCGCACCGGCATTCCCCGCCTGGATACAGCCGTTCGTTCGCAATCAGCCGATGTCGGTCTACGCCGACGCTCTCCGGGCGCTCGCCGCGGGCACCGACCTCGAATTCACCGCGGTGGTGCTCTGGTCGGTGGCACTGCTCGCCATCGGCGGTGCGGCAATGGTGATCGCGGGCCGAGCGCAGGTGAAACGATGACGGAGACGATGACAGACGCAGCAAGCTGGCCGGCCCGGCAGGCCGTGCCGGTATTGCGTCAATCGGTCGTCCAGGCGAGTGCGCTGCTGCGTTCCTGGTCGCGTGATCCGGGAATCGTCGTGCAGTCGATAGTTTTTCCTGTCTTCCTGCTGCTGATGTTCCAATTGGTCCTGGGCAAGACCGTGACCTCGATGGGCGGCGGCGACAGCATCTTCGGCAACACCGGTCTGGTGGCGCTGGTGGGTGCGCTGTTCGGCACTCTGGCCACGGCGATCAGCCTCATCCACGAGCGCGACACCGGACTGCTGGCTCGGATGTGGACGCTGCCGGTGCCGCGCCCCGGTTTCCTCGTCGGCCGGCTGCTCGCCGAGGCGGTGCGCACCGGGATAGCCACCGTTGTCCTGTTCGCCGTCGCGATCCCGCTCGGATTCCGGTTCGAGCAGGGTATCGCCGCCGGAATCGGCGCGGTGCTCGTGGCGATGGTGTTCGCGGTCGGTATCGCGGTGCCGGTGATCGCCATGGCAACGGTGGCCTCCGGCCGGCAGGCCGTGCAGCAGCTCAATGGATTCTTTCTCCTGCTGCTGTTCTTCAACGGAGGTTTCGCACCCGTCAGCGAGTATCCGGGCTGGCTCCAGCCGGTGGTCCGGTATCAGCCGATGACACCGGCGATCGATACTGTTCGTGGATTGACCGAGGGCGGTCCGGTGGCGGAGCCACTGGCCATCACGGTGCTCTGGACGGTCGGACTGATCATCGTGTTCGGTCCGGTGGCGTTCCGCGGCTACCGGCATGCCGCAGAACGCCGCTGACCGCACGGCAGCGCGTACCGCTGCCGCGGGCCGTGATCAGTCGCTTTTCATATCACCCGTGGACAGGCGCAGGGTTCCGAGCACGAAGACCACCAGGCACGGCACCGCGAAGTACAGCAGTGATCCGTTCGGGCCGCCGAAGTAGCTGTCGGTGGTACTGAGCTGGCCGACGCCCAGTTCGCCGTTCTTGAACGGCGACAACCGTTGCAGCATGCGCCCCAGGTCGTTGTTGACGAACGTGACGAAAACCTCGATACCGAACTTCCACAGCAGCACGATCATCACCACCAGGCCCGGCTTCGGCAGCAGTGCGGCCAGGCCGAGGCCGAGCGCACAGA
Proteins encoded in this window:
- a CDS encoding ATP-binding cassette domain-containing protein, with protein sequence MASTEGALVAAIQVTDLVKSYGEVVALDGISFEVARGEILGLLGPNGSGKTTTVTLLSTLQRPTSGSARICGHDVVAEAARVRETISLTGQYAALDEGLTTVENLSVFGRLTGLRGPALRTRIDDLVEEFDLTTVRNRRVGALSGGMQRRVDIASALVTRPEVLFLDEPTTGLDPRSRASVWDTVAGLRQAGITVLLTTQYLEEADRLADRIVMLDRGSVVAAGTPGQLKKQVGAAVCEVTLVERTDTARVISLLDGLDLVESPAEGAAAGAQAHPRLVVRAPHAMATVADVIDRLHTAGIDVVDIGLRQPSLDEVFLQLTETS
- a CDS encoding ABC transporter permease, which gives rise to MTTAVGHAPTSSSPSTTMPRSSVGLVPATATLARQKISAAIRSGDVVFAVFGPVVFFLCFYTPLHRQFELGGGNYAQFLTPIILLQAGLFTAITATESAGQDARAGVHERMMSLPIPRVAPFFGRMAWVVVRMGLTLGGGLAIGCALGFRLQGTIVESLVFVALVIVFGLALSMVTDAIGTVARNSVSIASVLMIPQLILVMASTGLVTAPAFPAWIQPFVRNQPMSVYADALRALAAGTDLEFTAVVLWSVALLAIGGAAMVIAGRAQVKR
- a CDS encoding ABC transporter permease — translated: MTDAASWPARQAVPVLRQSVVQASALLRSWSRDPGIVVQSIVFPVFLLLMFQLVLGKTVTSMGGGDSIFGNTGLVALVGALFGTLATAISLIHERDTGLLARMWTLPVPRPGFLVGRLLAEAVRTGIATVVLFAVAIPLGFRFEQGIAAGIGAVLVAMVFAVGIAVPVIAMATVASGRQAVQQLNGFFLLLLFFNGGFAPVSEYPGWLQPVVRYQPMTPAIDTVRGLTEGGPVAEPLAITVLWTVGLIIVFGPVAFRGYRHAAERR